In the bacterium genome, one interval contains:
- a CDS encoding cytochrome c, with protein sequence MRFFILSFCLFLLSCSSNNSQISSDVSPLYTKGKSVYMANCAVCHNPNPKLDGSLGPAVFGSSKELVTARVMHAQYPEGYKPKRESKLMQALPHVEKDIEALVEFLNR encoded by the coding sequence ATGCGGTTTTTTATTCTCTCATTTTGTCTTTTTCTTCTTTCTTGTTCTTCCAATAATTCTCAAATTAGTTCCGATGTTAGCCCGCTGTATACAAAGGGGAAATCGGTTTACATGGCCAATTGTGCGGTTTGCCATAATCCTAATCCCAAATTAGATGGCTCGTTGGGCCCGGCTGTTTTTGGTTCTTCTAAAGAATTAGTAACAGCTAGGGTCATGCATGCGCAGTATCCAGAAGGGTATAAACCTAAAAGAGAGAGTAAGCTGATGCAGGCTTTGCCGCATGTTGAAAAAGATATTGAAGCTTTGGTGGAGTTTTTAAATAGGTGA